In Patescibacteria group bacterium, one DNA window encodes the following:
- the gltX gene encoding glutamate--tRNA ligase, with product MIKVRFPPSPTGPMHIGTARTMLVNFLFARQHRGKIVFRSEDTDRARSTREFEKEILDGISWLGLDFDEGPFRQSERDAVYEKYFEQLKKSGAIYPCFCSAAELEAERETQNAQKLPPRYSGKCRDLSAEEIAEFEKAGRKPVWRFRVPASEIKFTDLVRGEISERGENIADFVIRKSDGQFLYHFTVVVDDVEMKISHVIRGEDHISNTSKHILLFEALGAEVPRFGHLPLLLNKDRSKMSKRDESGKPATVERLKNDGYLPGAVVNFLALLGWNPGGGSEQEFFSMDELVAKFDFAGVAKAGAVFDLERLNFFNAHYLRQLPIEELVERVKPFLNFVVDDDVRLKKAVQLASERMQFLAEAPQFLHYFFGEIDPPLELFENAKMKVDRASSIEALEKSLPVLEKIENWTTEEIQKELLALVAELGWKNGQLLWPLRAALTGEKFSPGVWEMADALGRDESLTRMRKMLDKLKK from the coding sequence ATGATCAAAGTCCGCTTTCCCCCCTCCCCGACCGGACCGATGCACATCGGCACTGCCCGAACTATGCTCGTGAATTTTTTGTTCGCGCGCCAGCACAGAGGGAAAATTGTTTTTCGGAGTGAGGATACCGACCGCGCACGCTCGACCCGGGAATTTGAAAAAGAAATTTTGGACGGCATTAGCTGGCTCGGGCTGGATTTCGACGAAGGGCCGTTTCGCCAATCCGAGCGCGATGCAGTTTACGAGAAATATTTTGAACAGCTGAAAAAGTCCGGCGCGATTTATCCCTGTTTTTGTAGTGCGGCAGAGCTCGAAGCCGAGCGCGAAACGCAGAACGCACAGAAATTACCACCGCGCTACTCGGGCAAATGTCGCGATTTGTCAGCGGAAGAAATTGCCGAATTTGAAAAAGCCGGACGCAAACCGGTGTGGCGTTTCCGCGTCCCGGCTAGCGAAATCAAATTCACTGACCTCGTGCGTGGCGAAATTTCTGAGCGAGGTGAAAACATCGCCGACTTCGTGATTCGTAAATCCGACGGTCAATTCCTTTACCACTTCACCGTCGTCGTCGACGATGTCGAAATGAAAATCAGCCATGTCATCCGCGGCGAAGATCACATTTCCAATACTTCGAAACACATTTTGCTCTTCGAGGCGCTCGGTGCGGAGGTACCGCGCTTCGGACACCTTCCGCTACTGCTGAATAAAGACCGCTCGAAAATGTCGAAGCGCGACGAATCGGGCAAACCGGCGACAGTGGAAAGATTGAAAAATGACGGCTATCTGCCCGGGGCAGTCGTGAATTTTCTCGCGCTGCTCGGCTGGAATCCGGGCGGAGGATCCGAGCAAGAATTTTTTTCAATGGATGAATTGGTCGCGAAATTCGACTTCGCGGGTGTCGCGAAAGCCGGTGCGGTTTTTGATTTGGAAAGATTGAATTTTTTTAATGCGCACTATTTGCGGCAATTGCCGATTGAAGAATTAGTCGAGCGAGTGAAACCATTTTTAAATTTTGTGGTCGATGACGATGTGCGTCTGAAAAAAGCTGTGCAGCTCGCGTCCGAGCGGATGCAATTTTTGGCAGAAGCACCGCAATTTTTGCACTATTTTTTCGGCGAAATTGACCCGCCACTTGAGCTTTTCGAGAATGCAAAAATGAAAGTCGACCGCGCGAGCTCGATCGAGGCGCTCGAAAAAAGTTTGCCTGTCTTAGAAAAAATTGAAAACTGGACGACAGAAGAAATCCAAAAAGAACTTCTCGCCCTAGTAGCGGAGCTCGGTTGGAAAAATGGTCAACTCCTCTGGCCGCTGCGCGCCGCGCTCACCGGCGAGAAATTTTCGCCCGGAGTCTGGGAAATGGCGGACGCGCTCGGTCGAGATGAAAGCCTGACGCGCATGCGAAAAATGCTTGACAAACTAAAAAAATAG
- the metK gene encoding methionine adenosyltransferase, producing MLFTSESVTIGHPDKLADQISDAIVDDLIRQDKQSRIAVETLVTNGLALVAGEITTRGFADIPSLVRETIRNAGYDDAKFGFDFRACAVLTSIHEQSPDIARGTNSKLGKNLGAGDQGLMFGYACRETAELMPLPITLAHALTARLAEARQQKILDFLRPDGKSQVSVEYDKNGKPKRVATVVVSTQHDEKVTNGKLKNAVIEKIIRPVLGEFLDAKTEILVNPTGRFVRGGPPADTGMTGRKIIVDTYGGMARHGGGAFSGKDPTKVDRSAAYAARWVAKNLVAAGFADRLELQIAYAIGHPKPISISVETFGTGKIADEKIITAITKVFDLSPAGILRELDLVRPIYLRTATGGHFGRPEFSWEKTNRVSALLA from the coding sequence TTGCTCTTCACCTCTGAATCAGTCACGATCGGCCATCCCGACAAACTCGCGGATCAAATCTCGGACGCGATTGTCGATGACCTCATTCGCCAGGACAAGCAGAGCCGCATCGCCGTGGAGACTTTGGTGACGAATGGTCTGGCTTTGGTCGCAGGTGAAATCACGACGCGCGGTTTCGCCGATATTCCAAGCTTGGTCCGCGAGACGATTCGAAATGCGGGCTACGACGATGCGAAGTTCGGTTTTGATTTTCGCGCCTGTGCCGTTTTGACTTCGATTCACGAGCAGTCACCCGACATCGCCCGCGGCACGAATTCCAAGCTCGGCAAAAATTTGGGGGCCGGCGATCAAGGTTTGATGTTTGGTTACGCCTGTCGCGAGACGGCGGAATTGATGCCTTTGCCAATCACGCTGGCGCACGCGCTGACGGCGCGTTTGGCAGAAGCGCGGCAGCAAAAAATTCTCGACTTCCTGCGACCAGATGGTAAGAGCCAGGTTTCGGTGGAATACGATAAGAATGGAAAACCAAAACGCGTCGCGACCGTCGTCGTTTCGACTCAGCACGATGAAAAAGTGACGAACGGTAAATTGAAAAACGCCGTCATCGAGAAAATTATTCGACCCGTGCTCGGCGAATTTCTCGACGCGAAGACGGAAATCCTCGTGAACCCGACTGGGCGTTTCGTGCGTGGCGGTCCGCCCGCCGATACTGGCATGACTGGGAGGAAAATTATCGTCGACACTTACGGTGGCATGGCACGCCACGGCGGAGGTGCTTTCAGTGGCAAAGACCCGACGAAAGTCGATCGCAGTGCCGCCTACGCTGCACGATGGGTCGCGAAAAATTTGGTCGCCGCCGGCTTCGCGGATCGACTTGAATTACAAATCGCCTACGCCATCGGTCACCCCAAACCGATCTCAATCAGTGTTGAAACTTTTGGAACAGGGAAAATCGCGGATGAAAAAATCATCACCGCCATCACCAAAGTTTTTGACCTCAGCCCGGCGGGCATTTTGCGAGAGCTGGATTTGGTGCGACCGATTTACCTGCGGACTGCGACCGGCGGACACTTCGGTCGGCCGGAATTTTCTTGGGAAAAAACGAATCGCGTCAGTGCTTTATTGGCCTAA
- the smpB gene encoding SsrA-binding protein SmpB — MKKLSPDIIAENRAARFHFEILEEFEAGLVLTGVETKSLRTNRPRLAGSFVKVRRGELWLTGLEIPIYQFAKNQPHEKARDRKILLNAREIKTIEKSLNEKGATVVVLNLHLAHGKIKAKLALARGKKKWDKRETIKQRDVERDLRRGVKSF; from the coding sequence GTGAAAAAACTCTCGCCTGACATCATCGCTGAGAATCGCGCTGCGCGCTTTCATTTCGAAATTCTCGAAGAATTCGAAGCGGGTTTGGTCTTGACCGGTGTCGAGACGAAATCGCTGCGCACGAATCGTCCGCGTCTCGCAGGCAGCTTCGTCAAAGTGCGGCGCGGTGAATTGTGGCTGACCGGGCTCGAAATTCCGATTTACCAATTCGCCAAAAATCAGCCGCACGAAAAAGCGCGTGACCGCAAGATTCTGCTCAATGCGCGCGAGATCAAAACGATTGAAAAAAGTTTAAACGAAAAAGGCGCGACGGTCGTCGTGCTGAATCTGCATCTGGCTCACGGTAAAATCAAAGCCAAGCTCGCGCTCGCCCGCGGCAAGAAAAAATGGGACAAGCGCGAGACGATCAAGCAGCGTGATGTCGAGCGCGATTTGCGTCGCGGAGTTAAGAGTTTCTAA
- a CDS encoding alanine--glyoxylate aminotransferase family protein: MPKLFIPGPTEVFPAQLQAQTRSMIGHRGKAYAALHASIEERLKKIMFTQNRVFISTSSATGVIEAALKNSVKKKVLVPGNGAFSNKWAEVAEMCGIEAVRLNYEFGKAVKPEDVENALKNDSEIDAVMFTHSETSTGVLSPLKEIGAVVKKFPNVVLLVDAVSSFAATEIRVDEWGIDLLLFGMQKALALPSGLAFCSVTPEILERAKNQPQGRKGYYFNFTEWEKAAEKNNTIITPAVSLMFALDFQLSEIEKNGGIEKRWADHSEMQKITLDWAARRGIKYFSEEGFHSPGVSVLENSLGWNIGELNAKLQANHDVEIANGYKDLKEKTFRIGHMGDHTPAGVSELLAWIDGLTE, from the coding sequence ATGCCCAAACTTTTCATTCCTGGACCGACCGAAGTTTTTCCGGCGCAATTGCAGGCGCAGACGCGCTCGATGATTGGTCACCGCGGCAAAGCATATGCGGCGCTGCATGCCTCGATCGAAGAACGGCTCAAGAAAATCATGTTCACGCAGAATCGCGTTTTCATTTCCACTTCGTCTGCGACGGGTGTGATAGAAGCCGCGCTCAAAAATTCCGTGAAGAAGAAAGTGCTCGTTCCCGGCAATGGTGCTTTTTCCAACAAGTGGGCGGAGGTCGCGGAAATGTGTGGCATCGAGGCTGTCCGTTTGAATTACGAATTCGGCAAAGCGGTCAAGCCGGAAGATGTCGAAAATGCCTTGAAAAATGATTCAGAAATCGATGCGGTGATGTTCACGCATTCTGAAACTTCGACGGGTGTTTTGTCCCCACTGAAAGAAATTGGTGCCGTCGTCAAAAAATTTCCGAATGTCGTTTTGCTTGTCGATGCTGTCTCGAGCTTCGCGGCGACGGAGATTCGCGTCGATGAATGGGGAATTGATCTCCTGCTTTTCGGCATGCAAAAAGCTTTGGCTTTGCCATCGGGTTTGGCATTTTGTTCCGTCACACCTGAGATTCTCGAGCGTGCGAAAAATCAGCCGCAGGGACGCAAAGGCTATTACTTCAATTTCACTGAGTGGGAAAAAGCGGCGGAAAAAAACAACACGATTATCACGCCGGCGGTGAGTCTCATGTTCGCGCTGGATTTCCAATTATCCGAAATTGAGAAAAATGGCGGAATCGAAAAACGCTGGGCGGATCATTCCGAGATGCAAAAAATTACGCTGGATTGGGCGGCGCGCCGTGGCATCAAATATTTTTCCGAAGAGGGTTTTCATTCGCCGGGAGTTTCCGTGCTCGAGAATTCACTCGGCTGGAACATCGGTGAATTGAACGCGAAGCTGCAAGCCAACCACGATGTCGAGATTGCGAATGGCTACAAAGACTTGAAAGAAAAAACTTTCCGCATCGGACACATGGGCGATCACACGCCGGCTGGAGTTTCAGAATTACTCGCCTGGATCGATGGACTCACGGAATAG
- the typA gene encoding translational GTPase TypA codes for MTEKIITLGVIAHVDHGKTTLVDALLKQGGAFAAHEAVGELVMDSNAQERERGITILSKNCSIRHKNLKVNIVDTPGHADFSSEVERVLKVCDTVLLLVDAQEGPMPQTRFVTQKALKIGLNPIVVINKIDKPGSNVAKVHDQIFDLFAELGATDEQLDFPMILTIAKQGIAKLAESDESTNLDPLFDLIHSKIEPRVGSSEGGLQALVYSLEYDNHLGRIGIARVIRGKLKKGEEIAIARRDGSIAKGRISKMFVFQGVSKIEADEAAAGEIVGVAGFADITIGETFTEVAKPEALPVIEIGEPTVAMAFHVNTSPLAGKEGKLVTTRQIRERLFRELETNVGLRVEEIPNSDSYKVSGRGELHLAVLIENMRREGFELAVGRPEVILKEVDGKKLEPIETAVVNVPDEFTGGVIEKMGKRRGEMRDMKAEEGFTRIEFEIPTRGLIGYASEFIRDTRGEGTLDHIFLNYDEWRGAIPARSNGVLISQENGISVGFALSNLQERGMLFIGPQVEVYEGMIIGEASRPGDIIVNPLKGKKLTNMRSSGTDEALKLVPPRKLTLETAIEYVADDELVEITPSKIRLRKKLLVEHERKRAK; via the coding sequence ATGACTGAAAAAATAATCACACTCGGCGTCATCGCGCATGTCGATCACGGCAAGACGACACTCGTCGACGCACTACTGAAACAGGGCGGCGCGTTCGCGGCGCACGAAGCTGTCGGCGAACTCGTGATGGATTCGAATGCACAGGAGCGCGAACGCGGCATCACGATTTTGTCGAAAAACTGTTCGATTCGTCACAAAAATTTGAAGGTCAATATCGTCGACACACCTGGCCACGCCGATTTCTCAAGCGAGGTCGAACGCGTTTTGAAGGTCTGCGACACGGTGTTGCTGCTCGTCGATGCACAGGAAGGTCCGATGCCACAGACGCGTTTCGTCACGCAAAAGGCTTTGAAAATAGGTTTGAATCCGATTGTCGTAATTAATAAAATCGACAAACCTGGGTCAAATGTCGCGAAAGTCCACGATCAAATTTTTGATCTTTTTGCTGAGCTCGGCGCGACGGACGAGCAGCTCGACTTCCCGATGATTCTGACCATCGCGAAACAAGGCATCGCGAAATTAGCGGAATCAGACGAGTCGACGAATCTCGATCCCCTCTTTGATTTGATTCATTCGAAAATCGAACCGCGTGTCGGCTCAAGCGAAGGTGGGTTGCAGGCGCTGGTTTATTCGCTCGAATATGACAATCACCTCGGACGCATCGGCATCGCCCGCGTGATTCGCGGGAAGCTGAAAAAAGGCGAGGAAATCGCCATCGCCCGTCGCGATGGCTCAATCGCGAAAGGTCGCATTTCGAAAATGTTCGTTTTTCAAGGCGTGAGCAAAATCGAGGCAGATGAAGCTGCTGCCGGAGAAATCGTGGGCGTCGCCGGATTCGCGGATATCACGATTGGCGAGACTTTCACCGAGGTCGCGAAACCCGAAGCACTGCCAGTCATCGAAATCGGCGAACCGACTGTCGCGATGGCCTTCCATGTCAATACTTCTCCACTCGCGGGCAAAGAAGGCAAACTTGTCACGACGCGCCAAATTCGCGAGCGCCTTTTCCGTGAGCTCGAGACGAATGTCGGACTGCGCGTCGAAGAAATTCCGAATTCGGACAGCTACAAAGTCTCCGGTCGCGGCGAATTGCATCTCGCGGTTTTGATTGAAAATATGCGCCGCGAAGGCTTTGAATTAGCTGTCGGTCGTCCGGAAGTTATTTTGAAAGAAGTCGACGGCAAGAAACTCGAGCCGATTGAAACTGCGGTGGTCAATGTGCCGGACGAATTCACCGGCGGCGTGATTGAAAAAATGGGCAAACGCCGCGGCGAAATGCGCGACATGAAAGCCGAGGAAGGTTTCACGCGCATCGAATTCGAAATCCCGACACGCGGACTCATCGGCTACGCCAGCGAATTTATTCGCGACACGCGCGGCGAAGGCACGCTTGATCACATCTTTTTGAATTACGATGAATGGCGCGGCGCCATCCCCGCCCGCTCGAATGGCGTGCTGATTTCCCAGGAAAATGGCATCTCGGTCGGTTTTGCGCTTTCGAATTTGCAGGAACGCGGAATGCTTTTCATCGGACCACAGGTCGAAGTTTACGAAGGCATGATCATCGGCGAAGCTTCGCGCCCCGGCGACATCATCGTGAATCCGCTGAAAGGTAAGAAGCTGACGAACATGCGCTCGAGTGGCACGGACGAAGCGTTGAAATTGGTTCCACCGCGCAAATTGACGCTCGAGACGGCGATCGAATATGTCGCGGACGATGAGCTCGTCGAGATCACACCGAGCAAAATTCGCCTGCGCAAAAAGCTTTTGGTTGAGCACGAGCGCAAACGCGCGAAATAA
- a CDS encoding phosphatase PAP2-related protein produces MSKLLARGRVQRVLEQYRTYFRDKNFLSSTGLAVLLFALSLWINFHAGMYATSRSSNFVTDVVLSNVPVFHLEFLFVYGSIVFWALVAILCLVKPRVIPFTLKSIALFVIIRAVFISITHIGPFPTHMEINPASIVGDFTFGGDLFFSGHTGLPFLLALIFWENRFLRIAFVMTAIVFGVVVLLAHLHYSIDVLGAFFITYTIFHIAEVIFKKDHRFLNAKNIESIFPK; encoded by the coding sequence TTGAGCAAATTGCTCGCGCGCGGTCGGGTGCAAAGAGTGCTTGAGCAGTACCGGACTTATTTCCGCGATAAAAATTTTCTATCCTCAACAGGGCTTGCTGTTCTACTGTTTGCTTTAAGCCTGTGGATTAATTTTCACGCCGGAATGTATGCGACCAGCCGCTCCAGTAATTTCGTCACGGATGTTGTCCTGAGCAATGTCCCTGTTTTTCACCTCGAATTTTTATTTGTTTATGGCTCGATTGTGTTTTGGGCTTTGGTCGCAATTTTGTGTTTAGTAAAACCGCGAGTCATTCCCTTCACGCTCAAAAGCATTGCGCTTTTCGTCATTATCCGTGCGGTATTCATCTCCATCACGCACATCGGTCCTTTTCCGACGCACATGGAAATCAATCCTGCCAGCATCGTCGGGGATTTTACTTTCGGCGGTGATTTGTTTTTCTCGGGTCACACGGGTCTGCCTTTTTTGCTGGCGCTGATTTTTTGGGAAAATCGTTTTCTGCGTATTGCTTTCGTCATGACTGCCATCGTTTTCGGTGTGGTCGTACTTTTGGCGCACCTCCACTATTCGATTGATGTACTCGGCGCATTTTTCATTACCTACACGATTTTTCACATCGCCGAAGTTATTTTCAAAAAAGACCACCGCTTCCTGAATGCCAAAAACATCGAGTCGATTTTTCCAAAGTAA